One segment of Candidatus Eisenbacteria bacterium DNA contains the following:
- a CDS encoding DUF433 domain-containing protein produces the protein MANQKKQKELSAGQMPAYGIAEAARYLRLAPATLRSWALGRHYHRGQGVAFFSPLLTLPQEDASLLSFENLIEAHILWALRVKHSVPFQAVRTAIDYAESELGLERLLLSPDLLTTQRALFLERFGQLINLSLSGQLAMKKLLESRLSRIEWGDFNLPLRLFPITGQLEADAQKAIVIDPKVGFGRPILSGAGISTAIITARFDAGEQLDDIAKDYDISEKMVEAAIMYEKAA, from the coding sequence ATGGCCAACCAAAAGAAACAAAAGGAGTTATCGGCGGGACAAATGCCTGCATATGGCATCGCTGAGGCCGCCAGATACCTTCGCTTGGCTCCAGCCACTCTGAGATCGTGGGCGCTTGGCCGACATTATCATAGGGGCCAAGGGGTCGCATTTTTCTCCCCATTGCTAACGCTTCCCCAAGAAGACGCGAGTCTTCTAAGTTTCGAAAATCTTATTGAAGCACATATTCTTTGGGCACTTCGAGTTAAACACAGTGTGCCATTTCAGGCAGTTCGTACCGCCATAGACTATGCAGAGAGTGAGTTGGGGCTTGAACGCCTTCTATTAAGCCCCGATTTGTTAACGACCCAACGGGCACTGTTTCTTGAGAGGTTCGGCCAGCTCATTAACTTGTCGCTATCTGGTCAGCTCGCGATGAAAAAATTACTAGAGTCTCGTCTCTCAAGAATTGAATGGGGAGATTTCAATTTGCCCTTGCGGTTGTTTCCGATTACCGGACAATTGGAAGCCGATGCCCAGAAGGCGATAGTAATTGATCCAAAAGTGGGCTTTGGGCGGCCGATTCTATCGGGTGCCGGGATCTCTACAGCGATCATTACTGCTCGATTTGATGCAGGGGAGCAACTTGACGATATTGCCAAGGACTATGACATATCAGAGAAGATGGTAGAGGCCGCAATAATGTATGAGAAGGCGGCTTGA
- a CDS encoding AAA family ATPase translates to MKRDIYAELLKWKGSSNRKPLVLRGARQTGKTFILKAFGASEYAQVHYFNFEKQAELDSLFARDLNPERILRDLSRYQRKPIKPQSDLVIFDEIQASNNALNSLKYFQEEAGDIHVAAAGSLLGSRISSPRSFPVGKVDFLNLHPMTVPEFLDAVGESRYRKLLEEKTDLTPLPEIFHNDLLDLLRRFYFVGGMPEAVQLYCDGGDMDSVRQVQRNILDAYTLDFAKHAPAHDIPKLSQIWESIPSQLARENRKFVFSAVHPSARARDYEDAIIWLENAGLIQRAFCVEAPKHPLKGCADPRSFKVYALDVGLLGALAEVPAGILTQGDPLFSAYEGAFVESFVAQHLHSSLDLPLYYWRSSGKRAEVDFLFEMESGILPLEAKAGVNPKSKSLRSYDEQFSPPILIRTTLLNLKRDARILNVPLYALFRLRDFAARAISY, encoded by the coding sequence ATGAAACGGGATATCTACGCGGAGCTTCTTAAGTGGAAGGGGTCTTCCAACAGGAAACCGCTGGTGCTTAGAGGTGCGCGCCAGACGGGCAAGACCTTTATTCTGAAGGCGTTCGGTGCTTCCGAGTACGCGCAGGTCCATTACTTCAACTTTGAGAAACAAGCCGAGCTCGACAGCCTCTTCGCCCGCGATCTGAATCCAGAACGGATCCTTCGGGATCTGTCGCGATACCAGAGGAAGCCCATCAAGCCGCAATCCGACTTGGTGATCTTTGATGAGATTCAGGCGTCGAATAATGCCTTGAACTCCCTGAAGTATTTTCAGGAAGAAGCCGGCGATATTCATGTCGCGGCGGCCGGCTCATTGCTGGGCAGTCGCATCTCCTCGCCCCGGTCCTTTCCGGTGGGAAAGGTCGATTTTCTTAACCTTCATCCGATGACGGTACCGGAGTTCTTAGATGCCGTTGGGGAATCGCGGTACCGAAAACTTCTGGAGGAGAAAACAGATCTCACGCCTCTTCCCGAAATCTTTCACAATGATCTCCTCGATCTGCTGAGGAGATTCTATTTTGTTGGTGGCATGCCGGAAGCAGTGCAGCTGTACTGCGACGGCGGCGATATGGACAGCGTACGCCAGGTACAGCGGAATATTCTCGACGCCTACACTCTTGATTTTGCGAAACACGCGCCGGCCCACGATATTCCAAAGCTGTCGCAGATCTGGGAGTCCATTCCCAGTCAACTTGCGCGCGAAAACCGGAAATTTGTTTTCTCTGCGGTCCACCCCAGTGCTCGGGCGAGGGATTATGAGGACGCCATCATCTGGCTGGAGAATGCAGGGCTCATCCAGCGGGCTTTCTGCGTGGAAGCCCCCAAGCATCCGCTTAAGGGATGTGCGGATCCAAGAAGCTTCAAGGTCTATGCTCTCGATGTGGGCCTCCTGGGAGCTCTCGCGGAGGTTCCCGCTGGCATCCTGACGCAGGGAGACCCTCTGTTTTCCGCTTATGAGGGCGCTTTCGTTGAGAGCTTTGTCGCCCAGCACCTTCATTCCTCACTGGATCTGCCACTTTACTATTGGCGCAGCTCCGGCAAGAGGGCTGAAGTGGACTTCCTTTTCGAGATGGAATCCGGCATCTTGCCCCTCGAAGCGAAAGCGGGGGTGAACCCAAAGAGCAAGAGTCTGCGGTCCTATGACGAGCAGTTTTCACCTCCCATTCTCATCCGGACCACGCTTCTGAATCTGAAGCGGGATGCGCGCATCCTGAATGTTCCGTTATATGCGTTGTTCCGCCTGCGTGATTTTGCTGCTCGTGCTATCTCGTATTAG
- a CDS encoding SAM-dependent methyltransferase, with protein sequence MQTAIKVKGSRRVREGDLSAPHMEGTKLEEHYRKTLRHLGQQGGMLGLIFSKSQNKIQDPAKLRQLIVELIGKETWLSLSSDVKGDAYEGLLERNVQDIKSGAGQYFTPRPLIEAIIDCIQSEPGEVICDPACGTGGFLLAAYNYIAEWFELDKDQKKHLRYDAIRGVELVDGVSRLCAMNLFLHGIGPDDDEREPPIKTDDSLRNEPSRHYQVVVTNPPFGKKSSITVVNETGETDKRTVSYSRPDFWTTTTNKQLNFVQHIKSLLAIHGRAAVVLPDNVLFEGGAGETVRRKLMHECDLHTILRLPTGLFYAQGVKANVIFFDRKPASEKPWTKKVWFYDLRTNKHFTLKEGRIIRQDLDEFVKCYNPEDRHSRKATWSEKKPDGRWRAYSYDEIIARDKASLDIFWLRDESLEDSDNLPDPNVLAGEIAEDLRSALEQIEEILGDLEQRAKSV encoded by the coding sequence ATGCAGACAGCTATTAAGGTCAAAGGATCTCGACGTGTTCGCGAAGGTGACCTATCCGCTCCGCACATGGAGGGGACGAAGCTTGAAGAGCACTATCGCAAGACCCTCCGCCATCTCGGCCAGCAAGGCGGGATGCTCGGACTCATCTTCAGCAAATCCCAAAATAAAATTCAGGATCCGGCGAAGCTCAGGCAGTTGATTGTGGAATTGATCGGCAAGGAGACTTGGCTTTCCCTATCCTCAGATGTGAAGGGCGATGCCTACGAGGGGCTGCTGGAGCGCAATGTGCAAGATATCAAATCCGGCGCGGGGCAGTACTTTACGCCAAGGCCCCTTATTGAAGCTATCATTGATTGCATTCAATCCGAGCCGGGCGAAGTCATCTGTGACCCCGCGTGTGGGACCGGCGGCTTTCTGCTCGCAGCGTATAACTACATCGCCGAGTGGTTTGAACTGGATAAAGACCAAAAGAAACATCTGCGCTATGACGCCATCCGCGGTGTAGAGCTGGTGGATGGTGTGTCGCGGCTCTGCGCCATGAACCTCTTCCTGCACGGGATCGGTCCCGATGATGATGAGCGGGAGCCGCCGATCAAGACCGACGACAGCCTGCGCAATGAGCCGAGCAGACATTATCAGGTGGTGGTGACCAATCCGCCCTTTGGGAAGAAGAGCAGTATCACCGTGGTCAATGAGACGGGAGAGACTGATAAAAGAACGGTGTCGTACAGCCGCCCCGATTTCTGGACGACGACAACGAACAAACAGCTGAACTTTGTGCAGCATATCAAGAGTCTGCTTGCGATCCATGGGCGGGCGGCGGTGGTCCTACCTGACAATGTGCTTTTCGAAGGCGGCGCTGGGGAGACGGTGAGGCGCAAGCTGATGCATGAATGCGATCTTCACACGATCTTGCGATTGCCGACGGGGCTTTTCTATGCGCAGGGGGTTAAGGCGAATGTGATTTTTTTTGATCGCAAGCCGGCAAGTGAGAAGCCGTGGACCAAAAAGGTTTGGTTCTATGACCTACGGACCAACAAACATTTCACGCTTAAGGAAGGGCGGATTATCCGCCAGGATCTTGATGAATTCGTGAAGTGCTACAACCCCGAGGATCGGCATTCCCGCAAGGCCACTTGGTCCGAGAAGAAGCCTGATGGCCGCTGGCGCGCGTATTCTTATGACGAGATTATTGCCCGCGATAAGGCCAGCCTTGATATCTTCTGGCTGCGGGATGAGAGCTTGGAAGATTCAGACAACCTCCCCGATCCAAACGTATTGGCCGGAGAGATCGCGGAGGATCTGCGGTCGGCGCTGGAGCAGATTGAGGAAATATTGGGAGATCTGGAGCAAAGAGCCAAGTCGGTATAG